The following coding sequences are from one Aeromicrobium duanguangcaii window:
- a CDS encoding glutathione peroxidase: MTTAWDFSATTIDGIDRQLADYRGKVALVVNTASQCGFTPQYGPLQELYDTYADRGFVVLGFPCDQFGHQEPGAEDEIATFCESTFGVQFPMFAKVDVNGDGAHPLFRWLKSEKKGILGGAIKWNFTKFLVDPQGNVVKRYGSTTSPKDIAADIEALLPS; this comes from the coding sequence ATGACCACCGCCTGGGACTTCAGCGCCACGACCATCGACGGCATCGACCGGCAGCTGGCCGACTACCGGGGCAAGGTCGCCCTGGTCGTCAACACGGCCTCCCAGTGCGGCTTCACGCCCCAGTACGGGCCGTTGCAGGAGCTCTACGACACCTATGCCGACCGCGGCTTCGTGGTCCTGGGCTTCCCGTGCGACCAGTTCGGCCACCAGGAGCCCGGCGCCGAGGACGAGATCGCCACGTTCTGCGAGTCCACGTTCGGTGTCCAGTTCCCGATGTTCGCGAAGGTCGACGTCAACGGTGACGGCGCGCACCCGCTGTTCCGCTGGCTCAAGAGCGAGAAGAAGGGCATCCTCGGCGGCGCCATCAAGTGGAACTTCACGAAGTTCCTCGTCGACCCGCAGGGCAACGTGGTCAAGCGCTACGGCTCGACGACCAGCCCCAAGGACATCGCGGCCGACATCGAGGCCCTGCTGCCGAGCTGA
- the rho gene encoding transcription termination factor Rho: MTESTTVDPTPADGADKAPAKAPRKSGGALGGKVIAELQEIAAGLGIEGAAKMRKGQLIDAIKTARGESKPAEAPRATQDALVDVPAAETKPARRRATRAQKAPKADQADQPQIEKSEPRESDRAEQPATAEKADRPERQAERGDKTQGDKAQGDKAQAEKTQSDKTQGEKAQGDRRESDKGQSDRRDNDDRRDGDKSQGDRRDNDRRDRDAGDREGRQQNRNQGNQNRNQDRERTQDRERTQDRERTQDRERTQDRERTQDRDRHQDRDRHQDRNQGGQGEDGGRRRNRRGRNRGATGTRGLEVEPTFTEDDVLVPAAGILDIHDNYAFVRTTGYLPSENDVYVSMSLVRKLGLRRGDAITGQVRQPREGERKEKFNPMVKVETVNGSDADEAKRRVDFSKLTPLYPSERLRLEGQAGGLTGRVIDLVSPIGKGQRGLIVSPPKAGKTMVMQQIANAITENNPECHLMIVLVDERPEEVTDFQRTVKGEVIASTFDRPASDHTTVAELAIERAKRLVELGHDVVVLLDGITRLGRAYNLAAPASGRIMSGGVDSSALYPPKKFFGAARNIEDGGSLTILATALIETGSRMDEVIFEEFKGTGNWELRLRREFADKRIFPAIDVDASSTRREELLMARDELAIVWKLRRLLSGLDGQQGLELILGKLKKTQNNVEFLMEINKTMPGGASNGDD, from the coding sequence GTGACGGAATCAACCACGGTCGATCCCACTCCCGCGGATGGCGCCGACAAGGCCCCCGCGAAGGCCCCCCGCAAGTCCGGGGGTGCGCTTGGCGGAAAGGTGATCGCCGAGCTCCAGGAGATCGCCGCAGGCCTGGGCATCGAAGGCGCTGCCAAGATGCGCAAGGGCCAGCTGATCGATGCCATCAAGACCGCGCGTGGCGAGTCCAAGCCCGCCGAGGCGCCCCGCGCCACCCAGGACGCCCTCGTCGACGTCCCCGCCGCCGAGACCAAGCCGGCCCGCCGCCGGGCGACGCGCGCCCAGAAGGCCCCCAAGGCCGACCAGGCCGACCAGCCCCAGATCGAGAAGAGCGAGCCGCGCGAGAGCGATCGCGCCGAGCAGCCCGCGACCGCCGAGAAGGCGGACCGCCCCGAGCGTCAGGCCGAGCGCGGCGACAAGACCCAGGGCGACAAGGCCCAGGGCGACAAGGCCCAGGCTGAGAAGACGCAGAGCGACAAGACCCAGGGCGAGAAGGCCCAGGGCGACCGTCGTGAGAGCGACAAGGGCCAGAGCGACCGTCGTGACAACGACGACCGTCGTGACGGCGACAAGAGCCAGGGCGACCGTCGTGACAACGACCGTCGCGACCGCGACGCCGGCGACCGCGAGGGTCGACAGCAGAACCGGAACCAGGGCAACCAGAACCGGAACCAGGACCGCGAGCGCACGCAGGATCGTGAGCGCACGCAGGATCGTGAGCGCACGCAGGATCGTGAGCGCACGCAGGACCGTGAGCGCACGCAGGATCGCGACCGCCACCAGGATCGCGACCGCCACCAGGACCGCAACCAGGGCGGCCAGGGCGAGGACGGCGGTCGCCGTCGCAACCGCCGCGGACGCAACCGCGGCGCCACCGGTACCCGCGGCCTCGAGGTCGAGCCGACCTTCACCGAGGACGACGTGCTCGTCCCCGCGGCCGGCATCTTGGACATCCACGACAACTACGCGTTCGTGCGCACCACCGGCTACCTGCCGAGCGAGAACGACGTCTACGTGTCGATGTCGCTCGTGCGCAAGCTGGGCCTGCGTCGCGGCGACGCGATCACCGGTCAGGTGCGTCAGCCCCGTGAGGGTGAGCGCAAGGAGAAGTTCAACCCGATGGTCAAGGTCGAGACCGTCAACGGGTCGGACGCCGACGAGGCGAAGCGCCGCGTCGACTTCTCGAAGCTGACGCCGCTGTACCCCTCGGAGCGTCTGCGCCTCGAGGGCCAGGCCGGCGGCCTGACCGGTCGGGTCATCGACCTCGTCTCGCCGATCGGCAAGGGCCAGCGCGGCCTCATCGTCTCGCCGCCCAAGGCCGGCAAGACGATGGTCATGCAGCAGATCGCCAACGCGATCACCGAGAACAACCCCGAGTGCCACCTGATGATCGTCCTGGTGGACGAGCGTCCCGAGGAGGTCACCGACTTCCAGCGCACCGTCAAGGGCGAGGTCATCGCCTCGACCTTCGACCGCCCGGCGTCCGACCACACCACCGTGGCGGAGTTGGCGATCGAGCGGGCGAAGCGCCTGGTCGAGCTGGGCCACGACGTCGTCGTGCTGCTGGACGGCATCACGCGTCTGGGTCGCGCCTACAACCTCGCCGCCCCGGCGTCCGGCCGGATCATGTCCGGTGGCGTCGACTCCTCGGCGCTGTACCCGCCGAAGAAGTTCTTCGGCGCGGCGCGCAACATCGAGGACGGCGGCTCGCTGACCATCCTGGCCACCGCGCTCATCGAGACCGGCTCGCGCATGGACGAGGTCATCTTCGAGGAGTTCAAGGGCACCGGTAACTGGGAGCTGCGTCTGCGTCGCGAGTTCGCGGACAAGCGCATCTTCCCGGCGATCGACGTCGACGCCTCCAGCACGCGCCGCGAGGAGCTGCTGATGGCCCGCGACGAGCTGGCCATCGTGTGGAAGCTGCGTCGCCTGCTCTCGGGCCTGGACGGCCAGCAGGGCCTCGAGCTCATCCTGGGCAAGCTCAAGAAGACGCAGAACAACGTCGAGTTCCTCATGGAGATCAACAAGACGATGCCCGGCGGCGCCAGCAACGGCGACGACTGA
- the thrB gene encoding homoserine kinase, which produces MTFVDGPVTVRVPATSANLGPGFDSLGMALTWYDEVTAEVTESGLTFDIEGEGADEVPRDETHLLYRAMAAAFDLLAEHPSGLHLTCRNTIPHGRGLGSSAAAIVAGVVLARALVDGGEDRVDDRTLFGLATDLEGHPDNVAPALFGGFTISWVDGAAPETLRLDVDADVTVFVPPEAVATSVARGLLPAQVPHGDASFNAGRAALLVAALTGAPERLISATEDRLHQTYRAEAMPESYKLLRQLRVEGVPAVVSGAGPTVLAFAHGVGDRTPDGWVERELRVSSQGAALVP; this is translated from the coding sequence ATGACGTTCGTCGACGGGCCGGTCACCGTCCGGGTGCCGGCCACGAGTGCGAACCTCGGGCCCGGCTTCGACTCCTTGGGCATGGCGCTGACCTGGTACGACGAGGTCACCGCCGAGGTCACCGAATCCGGTCTGACGTTCGACATCGAGGGCGAGGGCGCCGATGAGGTGCCCCGCGACGAGACCCATCTGCTGTACCGGGCCATGGCGGCCGCCTTCGACCTGCTGGCCGAGCACCCGTCCGGGCTGCACCTGACCTGTCGCAACACGATCCCGCACGGCCGCGGACTGGGCTCGTCGGCGGCCGCGATCGTCGCCGGTGTCGTGCTGGCGCGGGCGCTCGTGGATGGGGGAGAGGACCGCGTCGACGACCGCACCCTGTTCGGTCTCGCGACCGACCTCGAGGGTCATCCCGACAACGTCGCGCCGGCACTGTTCGGCGGATTCACGATCTCGTGGGTCGACGGCGCCGCGCCCGAGACCCTGCGGCTCGACGTCGACGCCGACGTCACCGTGTTCGTCCCGCCCGAGGCGGTGGCCACGTCCGTGGCGCGCGGTCTGTTGCCGGCCCAGGTGCCGCACGGTGACGCCTCGTTCAACGCCGGCCGTGCCGCCCTGCTCGTCGCCGCGCTGACCGGCGCCCCCGAGCGGCTCATCTCCGCGACGGAGGACCGCCTCCACCAGACCTACCGGGCCGAGGCCATGCCCGAGTCCTACAAGCTGCTGCGGCAACTGCGGGTCGAGGGTGTCCCGGCCGTGGTCTCCGGAGCCGGTCCGACGGTGCTGGCGTTCGCCCATGGGGTGGGCGATCGGACCCCTGACGGATGGGTGGAACGCGAACTTCGCGTGTCATCTCAGGGTGCTGCCCTCGTGCCTTGA
- the thrC gene encoding threonine synthase, whose translation MASPWRGVIQEYRDRIPLDQGATVVSLGEGGTPLIHSAWLSGIVRGDVFVKVEGDNPTGSFKDRGMTTAISAAVAEGAKAVVCASTGNTSASMTAYAARAGLTPIVLVPQGKIAAGKMAQAVMHGGDIIQVRGNFDDCLNMSRGLAKEYPVALVNSVNPMRLEGQKTAAFEIVDVLGRAPDLHVLPVGNAGNISAYWKGFVEYHESGDASSRPQMWGFQAAGAAPLVRGEVVPDPETIATAIRIGNPASWTLAENARDESGGRIDAVTDEQILQAQRDLGRHEGIFVEPASAAGVAGLLAAVAAGEVPTGLTITITVTGHGLKDIDTPLSQIGSVVDTVVDADVHAAAEAAGLA comes from the coding sequence ATGGCCAGCCCGTGGCGTGGAGTGATCCAGGAGTACCGGGACCGCATCCCGCTCGACCAGGGAGCGACCGTCGTGTCGCTGGGGGAGGGCGGCACCCCGCTGATCCACTCGGCGTGGCTGTCCGGCATCGTCCGCGGCGACGTGTTCGTCAAGGTCGAGGGTGACAACCCGACCGGCTCCTTCAAGGACCGTGGCATGACCACGGCGATCTCCGCGGCCGTGGCCGAGGGCGCCAAGGCCGTCGTCTGTGCGTCGACCGGCAACACCTCCGCGTCGATGACGGCCTACGCCGCCCGCGCAGGGCTGACGCCCATCGTGCTCGTGCCCCAGGGCAAGATCGCCGCCGGCAAGATGGCGCAGGCGGTCATGCACGGTGGCGACATCATCCAGGTCCGCGGCAACTTCGACGACTGCCTGAACATGTCGCGGGGCCTGGCCAAGGAGTACCCGGTCGCGCTCGTCAATTCGGTGAACCCGATGCGACTCGAGGGTCAGAAGACCGCGGCGTTCGAGATCGTCGACGTCCTGGGTCGCGCCCCCGACCTGCACGTGCTGCCGGTGGGCAACGCCGGCAACATCAGCGCGTACTGGAAGGGCTTCGTCGAGTACCACGAGTCCGGCGATGCCTCCTCGCGTCCGCAGATGTGGGGCTTCCAGGCGGCCGGCGCCGCGCCGCTCGTGCGCGGTGAGGTCGTCCCCGACCCCGAGACCATCGCCACGGCGATCCGGATCGGCAACCCCGCGTCGTGGACGCTCGCCGAGAACGCCCGCGACGAGTCCGGCGGCCGGATCGACGCGGTCACCGACGAGCAGATCCTGCAGGCCCAGCGCGACCTCGGCCGCCACGAGGGCATCTTCGTCGAGCCCGCCTCCGCGGCCGGCGTCGCCGGGCTGCTCGCCGCCGTGGCCGCCGGCGAGGTGCCGACCGGCCTCACGATCACGATCACGGTGACGGGGCACGGGCTCAAGGACATCGACACGCCGCTCTCGCAGATCGGCTCGGTCGTCGACACGGTGGTGGACGCCGACGTGCACGCGGCCGCCGAAGCGGCCGGACTCGCATGA